Proteins encoded by one window of Lycium barbarum isolate Lr01 chromosome 11, ASM1917538v2, whole genome shotgun sequence:
- the LOC132619041 gene encoding WEB family protein At5g55860 codes for MVAKDRKKPTGSPKVQVGEIDTSAPFQSVKDAVNLFGEGAFSGEKPAIRKPKPQSAERVLAKETQLHLTQKELNKLKEQLKNAETTRAQALSELERAKRTVDDLTKKLKIVCESKDLAVKATEAAKSQVNQLEEPNNGSVMGKDGSWKMDLDTAREKYMAEIADLDKVKQELREIRQDCNTFMEEKAGAIEQAAEAERTAKANMERASELSKEITSVQESIGLLNLASGQVREEESKIYAEKDVQKQSYKAKLEESTKKLLALRKETDPDLAKNLEAKLAEKKSEIEALKKEMDNAKSSDLDKVKVITAELDDAKDSLHKVVEEENTLQNMVETLKMELENIKKEHSDLKEKEAETESLAGSLHVKLRKAKSELEVAVAEEAKARGASEEMISTLHQLTLETENAKLEAEEMKMQAEEMKKEAEATRIVLEEAEKKLKLAMQEAEEAKSAEAEAREQINKLSEKTTAARSSTSESGARITLSKDEFDSLSRKVEEFDNLAEIRVGAAIAQVEAVKASENEALKKLEATQKEIDDIKTATQEALKKAEMAEAAKKAVEGELRRWREREQKKAAEAASRILTETQMNYGSSPQNNRVEKEKPSEKFVEVETKIAETRKLQKAKTSVSKKKVLMPNISGIFHKKKNQVEGSSPSYLPGEKPVW; via the exons ATGGTTGCAAAAGACCGTAAAAAACCCACTGGATCTCCGAAAGTACAAGTTGGAGAGATAGATACAAGTGCACCATTCCAGTCTGTCAAAGATGCTGTTAACTTGTTTGGTGAAGGTGCATTCTCAGGGGAAAAACCTGCTATCAGGAAGCCAAAACCTCAGTCCGCAGAG AGGGTACTGGCAAAGGAAACACAGCTTCACTTAACCCAGAAAGAGCTGAAcaagttgaaggaacagttgaaaaATGCCGAAACTACTAGAGCCCAAGCACTTTCTGAACTTGAAAGGGCAAAACGGACTGTTGATGACCTCACCAAAAAGCTTAAAATTGTTTGTGAGTCAAAGGATTTGGCTGTCAAGGCAACAGAAGCAGCAAAGAGTCAAGTGAACCAACTTGAAGAACCAAATAATGGCTCTGTTATGGGAAAGGATGGTTCTTGGAAAATGGATCTGGACACTGCAAGAGAGAAGTATATGGCTGAAATAGCTGATCTTGATAAAGTAAAACAAGAGCTTAGGGAAATCCGTCAAGATTGTAATACATTTATGGAAGAAAAAGCCGGTGCTATTGAGCAAGCAGCTGAAGCTGAGCGTACTGCCAAAGCGAACATGGAAAGAGCTAGTGAGCTCTCCAAGGAAATAACGTCCGTCCAAGAGTCGATTGGTCTATTAAATCTCGCCTCTGGGCAGGTGCGAGAAGAGGAATCGAAAATCTATGCTGAAAAGGATGTCCAGAAGCAATCCTACAAGGCTAAACTTGAAGAATCAACAAAAAAGTTACTTGCTTTAAGGAAAGAGACTGATCCAGATTTAGCCAAGAATCTCGAAGCAAAGTTAGCTGAAAAAAAGTCCGAAATTGAAGCTTTGAAAAAAGAGATGGATAATGCGAAGTCATCTGACCTTGATAAGGTTAAAGTTATTACTGCTGAGCTGGATGATGCTAAGGACTCACTGCATAAGGTGGTGGAAGAAGAGAATACTCTCCAGAACATGGTGGAGACCCTTAAAATGGAGCTGGAAAATATCAAGAAAGAACATTCCGATCTGAAGGAAAAGGAGGCAGAGACGGAATCACTTGCCGGGAGTTTGCATGTCAAGCTTCGGAAAGCCAAATCCGAGCTTGAAGTAGCAGTCGCAGAAGAAGCTAAAGCAAGAGGTGCTTCTGAAGAAATGATTTCTACTCTCCACCAGTTGACTTTGGAGACTGAAAATGCGAAACTTGAAGCTGAAGAGATGAAAATGCAAGCAGAAGAAATGAAAAAAGAAGCTGAAGCCACTAGAATTGTACTTGAAGAAGCAGAAAAGAAACTTAAATTGGCGATGCAAGAAGCTGAAGAAGCAAAATCAGCTGAGGCTGAGGCTCGTGAGCAAATTAATAAGTTATCTGAAAAGACCACAGCTGCACGTTCCTCAACTTCCGAATCTGGTGCTCGTATCACTTTATCAAAGGACGAGTTCGACTCATTGAGCCGTAAAGTTGAAGAATTTGATAATTTAGCAGAAATAAGAGTGGGAGCTGCAATAGCTCAGGTAGAGGCCGTGAAAGCAAGTGAGAATGAGGCTCTCAAGAAGTTGGAAGCTACTCAGAAGGAGATTGACGATATCAAAACTGCTACTCAGGAAGCGTTGAAAAAGGCAGAGATGGCAGAAGCTGCCAAGAAGGCGGTAGAAGGCGAGCTCCGAAGGTGGCGGGAACGTGAGCAAAAAAAGGCAGCCGAGGCAGCTTCTCGTATTCTTACTGAAACACAAATGAACTATGGATCATCTCCGCAGAATAACAGAGTTGAGAAGGAGAAGCCATCAGAGAAGTTTGTGGAAGTCGAAACCAAAATAGCGGAAACGCGCAAATTGCAGAAAGCAAAGACATCAGTGTCAAAGAAGAAGGTATTGATGCCTAATATCAGTGGTATTTTTCACAAGAAGAAAAACCAAGTAGAGGGAAGTTCTCCATCATATCTTCCTGGAGAGAAGCCTGTTTGGTAA